One window of Staphylococcus chromogenes genomic DNA carries:
- a CDS encoding ABC transporter ATP-binding protein, producing the protein MLIFKEVKKTFKDGNQTIDAVKPTSLQFNKGELIAIVGPSGSGKSTFLTMAGALQTPTSGEIHINGQNITAMKEKQLARIRLNEVGFVLQSTNLVPFLTVKQQFQLLKKKKKDVLHEEDYQQLLEQLGLSTLENKLPSGLSGGQKQRVAIAKALYTNPAIILADEPTAALDTENALEVIKILQDQTKQRQKIGIIVTHDERLTDYCDRVFHMEDGCLTEQ; encoded by the coding sequence ATGCTTATATTTAAAGAGGTTAAGAAAACATTTAAAGATGGGAATCAAACGATTGACGCCGTTAAACCGACATCGTTACAGTTTAATAAAGGCGAATTGATTGCGATTGTCGGACCCTCAGGTTCAGGAAAAAGTACTTTTTTAACGATGGCCGGCGCGCTTCAAACGCCGACATCTGGAGAAATTCACATTAACGGTCAAAATATTACAGCGATGAAAGAAAAACAATTGGCCCGTATTCGCTTGAATGAAGTTGGTTTTGTATTACAATCGACAAATTTAGTGCCTTTTCTCACCGTCAAACAACAATTTCAACTGTTAAAGAAAAAGAAAAAAGACGTATTGCACGAAGAAGACTATCAACAATTGCTCGAGCAGTTAGGTCTTTCGACACTTGAAAATAAATTGCCAAGTGGCTTATCAGGAGGACAAAAACAACGTGTAGCTATCGCCAAAGCCTTGTACACCAATCCTGCGATTATTTTAGCCGATGAACCGACCGCCGCACTCGATACGGAAAACGCACTCGAAGTCATCAAAATTTTACAAGACCAAACGAAACAGCGCCAAAAAATTGGCATTATCGTGACACATGATGAACGTCTGACAGACTATTGTGACCGTGTGTTTCATATGGAAGATGGATGCCTAACAGAACAATAG
- a CDS encoding AAA family ATPase → MMSLNRIVIMGSPGTGKSTLAYKIAQQTKLPLYHMDALFWEGTQNVSDDVLLERLDTLLQKEKWIIDGNYKDTLEMRVAKADLVIWMKAPRWKCVLLVIYRYLKGKRQKGPGANPDSLEPSFIQYIWRFPEKSFPEMNRIYETYKTECRWMIIE, encoded by the coding sequence ATGATGAGCCTAAACCGCATCGTTATTATGGGCTCCCCTGGCACAGGGAAATCCACACTGGCTTACAAAATCGCACAACAGACGAAATTACCTTTATATCATATGGATGCGCTCTTTTGGGAGGGCACGCAAAACGTCTCTGATGACGTCCTTTTAGAACGGTTAGACACCCTATTACAAAAGGAAAAATGGATTATTGATGGCAATTATAAAGACACACTCGAAATGCGTGTCGCCAAAGCTGACCTCGTGATTTGGATGAAAGCCCCGCGATGGAAATGTGTACTTCTTGTGATTTATCGATATTTAAAAGGTAAACGGCAAAAAGGACCGGGGGCCAATCCTGATAGTCTAGAACCGAGCTTTATTCAATATATTTGGCGTTTCCCTGAAAAAAGTTTTCCTGAAATGAATCGAATCTATGAGACCTATAAAACTGAATGTCGTTGGATGATCATCGAATAA